In Neptuniibacter halophilus, the genomic stretch TTACATGCTGGTCGAGTTGCTGAATACGGGGTGCGATGCGAACATTCCGATGAAACCGCGGCCTGAGCACAAGATCCGTCACTTTTAACCTTATTCATTTAACAGGAGGAGCGATGCTCTATTCCCTGGAAGGTCAGGCGGTGCGCCTGCTTGGTAAAGAACATTTTGTTGCAGACAACGCGACGGTGATCGGTAATGTTGAGTTGCATGATCGCAGCAGCATCTGGTTTAACGTGGTTATTCGTGGTGATAACGATCCGATCATTATCGGCCCCGGCAGTAATGTTCAGGACGGTGCGGTATTGCACACTGATCCCGGTTACACGCTGCGTCTGGGCGCTGACGTGACGGTTGGACATATGGCGATGCTGCATGGCTGCGAGGTGGGAGATGGCTCTCTGATTGGTATCGGCGCGGTGGTACTCAATGGCGCGAAGATCGGTAAAGGTTGTCTGATCGGAGCTAATGCATTGGTACCCGAAGGTATGGAGATACCTGATCACTCGCTGGTGGTTGGCTCACCGGCAAAAGTAAAACGTACCCTGAATGCGGAGCAGGTGGCCGGATTGCAGGAGAATGCCCGACACTATGTTGAGAATATGCGCCGTTTCAACAGCGGTTTTCAAGCGCAGGAAA encodes the following:
- a CDS encoding gamma carbonic anhydrase family protein, which codes for MLYSLEGQAVRLLGKEHFVADNATVIGNVELHDRSSIWFNVVIRGDNDPIIIGPGSNVQDGAVLHTDPGYTLRLGADVTVGHMAMLHGCEVGDGSLIGIGAVVLNGAKIGKGCLIGANALVPEGMEIPDHSLVVGSPAKVKRTLNAEQVAGLQENARHYVENMRRFNSGFQAQENL